One region of Neisseria mucosa genomic DNA includes:
- a CDS encoding bifunctional acetaldehyde-CoA/alcohol dehydrogenase, whose translation MNASADNVVSPAVAEVNSLVEKGLRSLDEFRKLNQEQIDYIVAKASIAALDKHGVLAMHAVEETGRGVFEDKATKNLFACENVVRRLRDLKTVGVISEDDVTGITEIADPVGVVCGIVPTTNPTSTTIFKSLIALKTRNPIIFSFHPSAQQCSAHAAQIVRDAAIAAGAPENCIQWIEKPSMEGTSALMKHPGVATILATGGNAMVEAAYSCGKPALGVGAGNVPAYVEKTANIQQAAHDIVMSKAFDNGMICASEQAVIADKEIYKELVEEFKSYGVYFANKKEKAMLEDFIFGVTANCANCGGAKLNSAVVGKPAAWIAEQAGFKVPEKTNIIIAECREVGPNEPLTREKLSPVLAMLKADSTEQGLQFAEQMVAFDGLGHSAAIHTADHELAKTFGTRVKALRVIWNSPSTFGGIGDVYNAFLPSLTLGCGSYGKNSVGGNVSAVNLLNIKKVGRRRNNMQWFKVPAKIYFERDSIQYLQDMKDCEKVMIVTDRSMVDLGFVDKVTHQLHQRKNKVTIQLFTDVEADPSVQTVYKGTDLMRSFQPDTIIALGGGSPMDAAKAMWLFYEQPQVDFEDLVQKFMDIRKRAFRFPELGRKAKFIGIPTTSGTGSEVTPFTVISDGDKKYPIADYSLTPTIAIVDPAFTMTVPAGVTADTGLDVLTHAVEAYVSVLANDFTDGLALQAIKLVFQYLERSYKHGASDPEAREHMHNASTIAGMAFSNAFLGINHSMAHKIGGKYHVPHGRANAILLPHVIRYNGTRPQKTATWPKYNYYKADLKYQEIARILGLPCATPAEGVESFARACHELAVNVGIKMSFKEQGLDEKTFIDGRKELALLSFEDQCTPANPRLALVADMEEILTKAYYGE comes from the coding sequence ATGAACGCATCAGCCGACAATGTCGTCAGCCCCGCCGTAGCCGAGGTCAACAGTTTGGTTGAAAAGGGTTTGCGCTCGTTGGACGAGTTTCGCAAGCTGAATCAGGAGCAGATTGATTATATCGTTGCCAAAGCCTCCATTGCCGCGCTGGACAAACATGGTGTACTCGCCATGCACGCGGTCGAAGAAACGGGACGCGGTGTATTTGAAGATAAGGCGACCAAAAACCTGTTTGCCTGCGAAAACGTCGTGCGCCGCCTGCGCGATTTGAAAACCGTGGGCGTCATCAGTGAAGACGATGTAACCGGCATTACCGAAATCGCCGATCCGGTCGGGGTCGTCTGCGGTATCGTGCCGACCACCAATCCGACTTCCACCACCATTTTCAAATCCCTGATTGCGCTGAAAACCCGCAATCCGATTATTTTCTCGTTCCACCCTTCCGCCCAGCAGTGTTCCGCCCACGCCGCCCAAATCGTGCGCGATGCCGCGATTGCCGCCGGCGCGCCGGAAAACTGCATCCAGTGGATTGAAAAACCGTCTATGGAAGGCACTTCCGCGCTGATGAAACATCCGGGCGTGGCGACGATTTTGGCGACCGGCGGCAATGCGATGGTGGAAGCCGCTTATTCCTGTGGCAAACCCGCGCTCGGCGTCGGGGCGGGCAACGTGCCTGCCTATGTCGAAAAAACGGCAAACATCCAACAGGCGGCACACGACATCGTGATGTCCAAAGCGTTCGACAACGGCATGATTTGCGCCAGCGAACAAGCCGTCATTGCCGACAAAGAGATTTATAAAGAGCTGGTCGAAGAGTTCAAATCCTACGGCGTGTATTTCGCCAACAAAAAAGAAAAAGCCATGCTCGAAGACTTCATCTTCGGCGTTACGGCAAACTGCGCGAACTGCGGCGGCGCGAAACTCAATTCCGCCGTTGTGGGCAAACCGGCGGCGTGGATTGCCGAACAGGCTGGGTTTAAAGTGCCTGAAAAAACCAACATCATCATCGCCGAATGCCGCGAAGTCGGCCCCAACGAACCGCTGACCCGCGAAAAACTCTCGCCCGTACTGGCAATGCTCAAAGCAGATTCCACCGAACAAGGCTTGCAGTTCGCCGAACAAATGGTCGCCTTCGACGGCTTGGGACACTCCGCCGCCATCCATACCGCCGACCATGAATTGGCAAAAACCTTCGGCACCCGCGTCAAAGCCCTGCGCGTGATTTGGAACTCGCCCTCCACCTTTGGCGGCATCGGCGACGTTTACAACGCCTTCCTGCCGTCCCTGACCTTGGGCTGCGGCTCTTACGGCAAAAACTCCGTCGGCGGCAACGTCAGCGCAGTCAACCTGTTAAACATCAAAAAAGTAGGCCGTCGGAGAAACAACATGCAATGGTTCAAAGTACCCGCCAAAATCTATTTCGAGCGCGATTCCATCCAATACCTGCAAGACATGAAAGACTGTGAAAAAGTCATGATTGTGACCGACCGTTCGATGGTCGATTTGGGCTTCGTCGATAAAGTAACCCACCAGCTCCACCAACGCAAAAACAAAGTAACCATCCAGCTTTTCACCGATGTCGAGGCCGATCCGAGCGTCCAAACCGTCTATAAAGGCACCGATTTGATGCGCAGCTTCCAGCCCGACACCATCATCGCACTGGGCGGCGGCTCGCCGATGGACGCGGCAAAAGCCATGTGGCTCTTCTACGAACAGCCCCAAGTCGATTTTGAAGACCTCGTCCAAAAATTCATGGACATCCGCAAACGCGCCTTCCGCTTCCCCGAATTGGGTCGCAAAGCCAAATTCATCGGCATCCCAACCACATCGGGCACCGGCTCCGAAGTCACGCCGTTTACCGTCATCAGCGACGGCGACAAAAAATACCCCATCGCCGACTACTCGCTGACCCCGACCATCGCCATCGTCGATCCCGCATTTACCATGACCGTTCCCGCCGGCGTAACCGCCGACACCGGTCTGGACGTACTGACCCACGCCGTAGAAGCGTACGTTTCCGTGCTCGCCAACGACTTTACCGACGGCCTCGCCCTGCAAGCCATCAAGCTCGTGTTCCAATACCTCGAACGCTCCTACAAACACGGCGCGTCCGACCCCGAAGCGCGCGAACACATGCACAACGCCTCCACCATCGCAGGCATGGCGTTCTCCAACGCATTCCTCGGCATCAACCACTCGATGGCGCACAAAATCGGCGGCAAATACCACGTTCCGCACGGCCGCGCCAACGCCATCCTGCTGCCGCACGTCATCCGCTACAACGGCACGCGCCCGCAGAAAACCGCCACCTGGCCGAAGTACAACTACTACAAAGCCGACCTGAAATATCAGGAAATCGCCCGTATCTTAGGCCTGCCGTGCGCCACCCCGGCCGAAGGCGTAGAATCCTTCGCCCGCGCCTGTCATGAACTGGCGGTCAACGTCGGCATTAAAATGTCATTCAAAGAACAAGGTCTCGACGAAAAAACCTTCATCGACGGCCGCAAAGAACTGGCACTGCTGTCCTTCGAAGACCAATGCACCCCCGCCAACCCGCGTCTGGCATTGGTCGCCGACATGGAAGAAATCCTGACCAAAGCCTATTACGGCGAATAA
- the gltS gene encoding sodium/glutamate symporter — translation MEWEFNSYYTLIAATLVLLIGKVLVNKVKFLRDFNIPEPVAGGLIAAIVLFALHQAYGVSFKFEKPLQDAFMLIFFTSIGLSADFSRLKAGGLPLVIFTAVVGAFIIVQNFVGVGLAKVLGLDPLIGLITGSITLTGGHGTAGAWGPDFENKFGLVGATGLGMASATFGLVFGGLIGGPVARRLINKMGRKPIDQSKQKANSDEHADDVFEQAKRTRLITAESAVETLAMFAACLAFAEIVDGFDKEYLYDLPKFVWCLFAGVVIRNILTSAFKVNMFDRAIDVFGNASLSLFLAMALLNLKLWELTGLAGPVTIILAVQTVVMILYATFATYVFMGRDYDAAVLAAGHCGFGLGATPTAVANMQSITQTFGPSHKAFLIVPMVGAFFVDLINAAILSGFVNVITK, via the coding sequence ATGGAATGGGAATTTAACAGTTACTACACGTTGATTGCCGCCACATTGGTTTTGTTGATTGGTAAGGTTTTGGTAAACAAAGTCAAATTCCTGCGCGATTTCAACATTCCCGAGCCTGTGGCAGGCGGCTTGATTGCTGCGATTGTCCTGTTTGCACTGCATCAAGCCTACGGCGTGAGCTTCAAATTTGAAAAACCGCTGCAAGATGCATTCATGCTGATTTTCTTCACTTCTATCGGTTTGAGCGCGGACTTTTCCCGCCTGAAAGCGGGCGGTCTGCCGTTGGTGATTTTCACCGCCGTCGTAGGGGCATTTATCATCGTGCAGAACTTTGTCGGCGTCGGCTTGGCGAAGGTTTTAGGACTGGATCCGCTTATCGGTCTGATTACCGGCTCGATTACCCTGACCGGCGGACACGGTACGGCAGGTGCATGGGGTCCTGACTTTGAAAACAAATTCGGCTTGGTCGGTGCTACCGGATTAGGTATGGCTTCCGCCACGTTCGGTTTGGTATTCGGCGGCCTGATTGGCGGCCCGGTTGCGCGCCGTCTGATCAACAAAATGGGGCGCAAACCCATCGATCAAAGCAAACAAAAGGCAAATTCAGACGAACATGCCGACGACGTGTTCGAACAAGCGAAGCGCACCCGCCTGATTACCGCCGAATCCGCCGTCGAAACGCTTGCCATGTTTGCAGCGTGTTTGGCATTTGCCGAAATTGTGGACGGCTTCGACAAAGAATATCTGTATGACTTGCCGAAATTCGTATGGTGTCTGTTTGCCGGTGTCGTCATCCGCAACATTCTGACTTCTGCGTTTAAAGTCAATATGTTCGACCGCGCCATCGATGTATTCGGCAATGCCTCCCTGTCGCTTTTCCTTGCAATGGCGCTTTTGAACCTGAAATTGTGGGAACTGACCGGTCTGGCGGGTCCTGTAACCATCATTCTCGCCGTACAAACCGTCGTGATGATTCTGTACGCGACATTCGCCACCTACGTTTTTATGGGACGCGACTACGATGCGGCGGTTTTGGCGGCAGGACACTGCGGCTTCGGCTTGGGCGCAACGCCGACCGCCGTTGCCAATATGCAGTCCATCACTCAGACCTTCGGTCCTTCGCACAAAGCCTTCTTGATTGTGCCTATGGTCGGCGCGTTCTTCGTGGACTTGATTAACGCAGCAATCCTTTCCGGTTTTGTAAATGTCATTACCAAATAA
- a CDS encoding bile acid:sodium symporter family protein, with translation MNFLTAVSRQMTRFTALIIVLASIVAFIEPATFSWVKGDTQVVVLGIIMLGMGMTLGKEDYQILAKRPLDIFIGAVAQYTIMPLLAIGIAKAFNLSPGLTLGLVLVGTCPGGVSSNIMSFLAKGDVAFSVGMTTVSTVLAPVMTPLWMTYLVGQTVEMDGWGMFKFMLLVTLLPVVIGSAANMLLHKKHWFEDVRAIMPAVAVAAFACIVGGVAAVHGHRFAESALVMVLAIAAHNIGGYILGYYSGALTGMNTAKKRTIAIEVGVQNAGLATGLSAKFFPGNAESAVATAVACVWHSVSGTVLGNLFAWWDRRKQ, from the coding sequence ATGAACTTTCTGACTGCCGTCAGCCGGCAAATGACCCGATTCACCGCACTGATTATCGTCCTTGCCTCTATCGTCGCCTTTATCGAACCCGCTACCTTTTCATGGGTGAAAGGCGACACGCAAGTCGTCGTACTCGGCATCATTATGCTCGGCATGGGCATGACTCTAGGCAAAGAAGACTATCAAATTTTGGCTAAACGCCCGCTCGATATTTTCATCGGCGCAGTTGCCCAATACACCATTATGCCGCTGCTCGCCATCGGTATCGCCAAAGCCTTCAACCTTTCGCCCGGATTGACGCTGGGTCTGGTTTTGGTCGGTACTTGCCCGGGCGGGGTTTCGTCCAACATCATGAGTTTCCTTGCCAAAGGCGATGTTGCCTTCTCAGTCGGCATGACCACCGTCTCTACCGTCCTCGCCCCCGTTATGACGCCGCTGTGGATGACTTACCTCGTGGGACAAACCGTCGAAATGGACGGCTGGGGCATGTTCAAGTTTATGTTGCTCGTTACCCTGTTGCCTGTCGTTATCGGCTCTGCCGCCAATATGTTGCTGCACAAAAAACACTGGTTTGAAGATGTTCGCGCCATCATGCCCGCCGTTGCCGTTGCCGCCTTTGCCTGCATTGTCGGCGGTGTTGCCGCCGTCCACGGACACCGTTTTGCCGAATCTGCCTTAGTTATGGTGCTCGCCATTGCCGCACACAATATCGGCGGCTACATCCTCGGCTATTACAGTGGCGCGCTAACCGGTATGAACACCGCCAAAAAACGTACCATCGCTATCGAAGTCGGCGTACAAAACGCCGGTCTCGCCACGGGTCTGAGCGCCAAATTCTTCCCGGGTAACGCCGAATCCGCCGTCGCCACCGCCGTCGCCTGCGTCTGGCACTCCGTATCGGGAACCGTCTTGGGCAACTTATTCGCTTGGTGGGATAGGCGTAAACAATAA
- the rpmE gene encoding 50S ribosomal protein L31, whose protein sequence is MKQGIHPNYHEINVTCSCGNKFVTKSALEKDNFNIEVCSLCHPFYTGTQKIVDTTGRVDKFNNKFGNLFKR, encoded by the coding sequence ATGAAACAAGGTATCCACCCTAATTACCACGAAATCAACGTTACCTGCTCTTGCGGTAACAAATTCGTCACCAAATCCGCGCTGGAAAAAGACAACTTCAACATCGAGGTTTGCTCTTTGTGCCACCCGTTCTACACCGGCACTCAAAAAATCGTCGACACCACCGGTCGCGTGGACAAATTCAACAACAAATTCGGCAACCTGTTCAAACGCTAA
- a CDS encoding acyltransferase, giving the protein MRNRIGMKARVNGLILRVIGGLLPPSYCSVLGTPAKKVRGFLAKRVSPHIGTNVNIEKGAYVMPDTVIGDNSGVGVNCEICYGLTIGNNVMMGPECLFYSNNHKFNRETLKYEGYTEVNPIVIEDDVWIGRRAIIMGGVRVGKGAVIGAGAVVTKDVPPYCVAAGNPAVIKKNLLED; this is encoded by the coding sequence ATGAGGAACCGTATAGGGATGAAGGCAAGAGTAAATGGTTTGATTCTGCGAGTAATCGGCGGTTTACTGCCGCCGTCTTATTGCAGCGTTTTGGGTACGCCTGCTAAAAAAGTCCGTGGTTTTTTGGCAAAGAGAGTGTCGCCTCATATCGGTACAAACGTTAATATTGAAAAGGGTGCATATGTTATGCCAGATACCGTAATCGGCGACAACTCGGGGGTCGGCGTTAATTGCGAAATATGCTACGGCTTGACGATAGGCAATAATGTCATGATGGGGCCGGAGTGTTTGTTTTATTCCAATAATCACAAGTTTAATCGTGAAACTTTGAAATATGAGGGCTATACGGAAGTCAATCCGATTGTGATTGAGGATGATGTTTGGATCGGACGGCGCGCGATTATTATGGGCGGGGTCCGGGTAGGTAAAGGGGCAGTCATCGGCGCAGGGGCTGTGGTAACCAAAGATGTGCCACCGTATTGCGTCGCCGCTGGGAATCCTGCGGTCATCAAGAAGAACCTGTTAGAAGATTAA
- a CDS encoding cysteine--tRNA ligase, which produces MTTIYNTLTRKKEPFTPIDPKNVRMYVCGMTVYDYCHLGHARVMVVFDMIARWLRECGYPLTYVRNITDIDDKIIARAPENGETIGELTARFIQAMHEDADALGVLRPDIEPKATENIPQMIAMIETLIQNGKAYPAANGDVYYAVREFAAYGQLSGKSLDDLRAGERVEVDGFKRDPLDFVLWKAAKAGEPAWESPWGNGRPGWHIECSAMSENLFGDTFDIHGGGADLQFPHHENEIAQSVGATGHTCGHDHAQTHHGQSIASHVKYWLHNGFIRVDGEKMSKSLGNFFTIREVLKQYDPEVVRFFILRAHYRSPLNYSDAHLDDAKGALTRLYTTLKNTPAAEFELSENANDYTRRFYAAMNDDFGTVEAVAVLFELAGEVNKTNDAHLAGCLKALGGIIGLLQRDPTEFLQGGAVSDGLSNEEIEDLIVQRKQARADKNWAESDRIRDLLNEHKIILEDNAGGTTWRRG; this is translated from the coding sequence ATGACCACCATCTACAACACCCTTACCCGCAAGAAAGAACCCTTCACCCCCATCGACCCTAAAAACGTGCGTATGTACGTTTGCGGCATGACCGTTTACGACTATTGCCACTTAGGCCATGCCCGCGTGATGGTTGTGTTCGACATGATTGCCCGCTGGCTGCGCGAGTGCGGTTATCCGCTCACTTATGTACGCAACATCACCGACATCGACGACAAAATCATTGCCCGTGCGCCTGAAAACGGCGAAACCATCGGCGAACTGACCGCGCGCTTCATTCAGGCTATGCACGAAGATGCCGATGCTTTGGGCGTATTGCGTCCCGACATCGAGCCGAAGGCGACGGAAAACATTCCGCAAATGATTGCCATGATTGAGACCCTGATTCAAAACGGCAAGGCATACCCCGCCGCAAACGGCGACGTTTACTACGCCGTGCGCGAGTTTGCCGCTTACGGCCAATTATCGGGCAAATCGTTGGACGACCTGCGCGCAGGCGAGCGCGTGGAAGTGGACGGTTTCAAACGCGATCCGCTTGATTTTGTGTTGTGGAAAGCGGCGAAAGCAGGCGAGCCGGCATGGGAAAGCCCGTGGGGAAACGGCCGTCCGGGTTGGCACATCGAATGCTCCGCCATGAGTGAAAACCTGTTCGGCGATACCTTCGACATTCACGGCGGCGGTGCGGATTTGCAGTTCCCGCACCATGAAAACGAAATTGCTCAAAGTGTCGGCGCGACAGGCCATACCTGTGGCCATGACCACGCTCAAACCCACCACGGTCAAAGTATCGCCAGCCACGTCAAATACTGGCTGCACAACGGCTTTATCCGTGTGGACGGCGAAAAAATGTCCAAATCGTTGGGCAACTTCTTCACCATCCGCGAAGTGTTGAAGCAATATGACCCGGAAGTCGTGCGTTTCTTCATCCTGCGCGCCCACTACCGCAGCCCGCTGAACTATTCCGACGCCCATTTGGACGACGCAAAAGGTGCACTGACCCGTCTGTACACTACGTTGAAAAACACCCCTGCCGCTGAGTTTGAATTGTCCGAAAACGCCAACGACTACACCCGCCGCTTCTACGCCGCCATGAACGACGATTTCGGCACGGTTGAAGCCGTTGCCGTGCTGTTCGAACTGGCAGGCGAAGTGAACAAAACCAATGATGCGCACCTCGCCGGCTGTCTGAAAGCCTTGGGCGGCATCATCGGCCTGCTGCAACGCGACCCGACCGAGTTCCTGCAAGGCGGTGCGGTTTCAGACGGCCTCTCCAACGAAGAAATCGAAGACTTAATCGTCCAGCGAAAACAGGCGCGCGCAGATAAAAACTGGGCGGAGTCCGACCGCATCCGCGACCTTCTGAACGAACACAAAATCATTCTGGAAGACAACGCCGGCGGTACGACTTGGCGGCGCGGCTAA
- a CDS encoding HNH endonuclease has translation MELELVSSKEEILANLIRFSNYQFSKNNSHRNYYKDTLKRGKIFVFADYGGRYIFCPSRFVGYKNCTIQKHQKATNKNGSKTTPKINSLLKKQHDKNENAENEYQKLCRELNIAPNDKERTFWEIDLLENINSSYTGFPDEVNHQSEYQEGSVQQVMVNRYERDPKAREACLKKYGYNCSVCNFNFEDFYGEIGKNFIHVHHLTPVSNNGERYTNPEKDLRPVCPNCHAMLHKTNRPQRIEDLKLLIKIQKIIDS, from the coding sequence ATGGAACTTGAGCTAGTTTCTTCTAAAGAAGAAATTCTCGCTAATTTAATCCGGTTTTCAAATTATCAATTCAGCAAAAATAACTCCCATCGTAATTATTATAAAGACACTCTAAAGAGAGGGAAGATTTTTGTCTTCGCTGATTATGGAGGCAGATACATTTTCTGTCCTAGTAGATTTGTTGGATATAAAAACTGTACCATTCAAAAACACCAAAAAGCCACCAATAAAAACGGTTCTAAAACCACACCCAAAATTAATAGTTTATTGAAAAAGCAACACGATAAAAATGAAAATGCGGAAAATGAATACCAAAAACTTTGCAGAGAACTCAATATTGCTCCTAACGATAAAGAGAGAACATTCTGGGAAATAGATCTCTTGGAGAACATCAATTCCTCTTATACTGGGTTCCCTGATGAAGTAAATCATCAATCAGAATACCAAGAAGGCAGCGTACAACAAGTAATGGTTAATCGATATGAAAGAGATCCTAAAGCAAGGGAAGCATGCTTAAAAAAATATGGTTATAACTGCTCTGTATGTAACTTTAATTTTGAAGATTTCTATGGAGAAATAGGGAAAAATTTCATTCATGTACATCATTTGACACCTGTTTCCAATAATGGTGAACGTTACACAAACCCTGAAAAAGATTTACGCCCTGTATGTCCAAATTGCCATGCTATGTTACATAAAACCAATCGGCCACAACGTATAGAAGATCTCAAACTTCTTATTAAAATTCAGAAAATCATTGATTCATAA
- a CDS encoding GTPase ObgE, with translation MKFIDEAKIEVAAGKGGNGATSFRREKFVPRGGPDGGDGGKGGSVWAEADENTNTLVEYRFVKRYQAKNGEKGHGSDRYGAGADDIVLKMPVGTLIRDLDTDEIVADLTHHGQRVCLAKGGKGGLGNIHFKSSVNRAPKQSTPGEEGETRSLQLELKVLADVGLLGMPNAGKSTLITAVSAARPKIANYPFTTLHPNLGVVRIDENHSFVMADIPGLIEGAAEGAGLGHRFLKHLSRTGLLLHVVDLAPFDETVNPAEEALAIINELRKYDEELYGKPRWLVLNKLDMLDEEEAQARTAAFLEAIGWDYPKPDDRFQFDMETPRLFQISALTHQGTQELVHQINQYLTEKKRIEAEKAEAEQAAANVEIAEQQPKTDTGVFKPE, from the coding sequence ATGAAATTCATCGACGAAGCAAAAATCGAAGTCGCCGCAGGCAAAGGCGGTAATGGCGCAACCAGTTTCCGCCGCGAAAAATTCGTACCGCGCGGCGGTCCTGACGGCGGCGACGGCGGCAAAGGCGGCAGCGTCTGGGCAGAAGCCGACGAAAACACCAACACCCTCGTCGAATACCGCTTCGTCAAACGCTACCAAGCTAAAAACGGCGAAAAAGGTCACGGCTCCGACCGCTACGGCGCAGGGGCGGACGACATCGTCCTCAAAATGCCCGTCGGCACCCTCATCCGCGACCTCGACACCGACGAAATCGTCGCCGACCTCACCCACCACGGCCAGCGCGTCTGCCTCGCCAAAGGCGGTAAAGGCGGCTTGGGCAACATCCACTTCAAATCTTCCGTCAACCGCGCCCCGAAACAATCCACGCCCGGCGAAGAAGGCGAAACCCGTTCCCTGCAACTCGAGCTCAAAGTCCTCGCCGATGTCGGCTTATTAGGCATGCCCAACGCCGGTAAATCCACCCTGATTACCGCCGTATCCGCCGCGCGCCCCAAAATCGCCAACTACCCCTTCACCACCCTGCATCCGAACTTAGGCGTCGTGCGCATCGACGAAAACCACAGCTTCGTCATGGCAGACATCCCCGGCCTGATTGAAGGCGCGGCAGAAGGCGCAGGCCTCGGCCATCGTTTCCTCAAACACTTATCGCGCACCGGCTTACTGCTGCACGTCGTCGACTTGGCCCCCTTCGACGAAACCGTCAACCCCGCCGAAGAAGCCCTAGCCATCATCAACGAATTGCGCAAATACGATGAAGAACTTTACGGCAAACCGCGCTGGCTGGTGCTGAACAAACTCGACATGCTCGACGAAGAAGAAGCCCAAGCACGCACCGCCGCCTTCCTCGAAGCCATCGGCTGGGATTACCCCAAACCAGATGACCGCTTCCAATTCGACATGGAAACCCCGCGCCTCTTCCAAATCAGCGCACTGACCCACCAAGGCACGCAGGAATTGGTACACCAAATCAACCAATACCTGACTGAGAAAAAACGCATTGAAGCCGAGAAAGCCGAAGCGGAGCAGGCAGCGGCAAATGTTGAGATTGCCGAGCAGCAGCCTAAAACGGATACTGGCGTGTTTAAGCCGGAGTAA
- a CDS encoding disulfide bond formation protein DsbA codes for MKLKALALTAALLALAACDNKAQTSVPADSAPAASAASAAPVALVEGLNYTTLSTPIPQQQAGKVEVLEFFGYFCPHCAHLEPVLSKHVKTFKDDTYLRTEHVVWGDEMKPLARLAAAVDMAVADTKDIANSHIFDAMVNQKIKLQDPETLKKWLAEQTAFDGKKVLAAYESPESQTRADKMAELTNTYKIDGTPTVIVGGKYKVEFADWESGMKTIDLLADRVREEQKTAK; via the coding sequence ATGAAACTGAAAGCCTTGGCGCTTACCGCCGCCCTGCTTGCCCTGGCCGCCTGCGACAACAAAGCCCAAACCAGCGTCCCTGCCGACAGCGCGCCCGCAGCCTCAGCAGCTTCCGCTGCACCTGTCGCATTAGTTGAGGGGCTTAACTACACCACACTCAGCACCCCCATTCCTCAGCAACAAGCAGGCAAAGTCGAAGTCCTCGAATTTTTCGGCTACTTCTGTCCGCACTGCGCACACCTCGAGCCCGTTTTGAGCAAACACGTCAAAACCTTCAAAGACGACACCTACCTTCGTACTGAACACGTTGTTTGGGGCGATGAGATGAAGCCGTTAGCGCGCCTTGCTGCCGCCGTCGATATGGCGGTCGCAGACACCAAAGACATTGCAAACAGCCATATCTTTGATGCCATGGTCAACCAAAAAATCAAGCTGCAAGACCCTGAAACCCTCAAAAAATGGTTGGCCGAGCAAACCGCTTTTGACGGCAAAAAAGTCCTCGCCGCCTACGAATCCCCTGAAAGCCAAACCCGCGCAGACAAAATGGCAGAGCTGACCAATACCTACAAAATCGACGGCACGCCCACCGTCATTGTCGGCGGCAAATACAAAGTCGAATTTGCCGACTGGGAATCAGGTATGAAAACCATAGACCTGCTTGCAGACAGAGTACGCGAAGAACAAAAAACTGCCAAGTAA
- a CDS encoding magnesium transporter CorA: MRDTIVKLPTLAKAPNKFIRFIPSKVQTSSESAYCTTELNRTLFSDDLFQHRLKPSFPYMKPSFSHQTIYQTAKMQ; this comes from the coding sequence ATGCGCGACACCATCGTCAAGCTACCGACCTTGGCCAAAGCCCCTAACAAATTCATCCGTTTTATTCCTTCAAAAGTCCAGACGTCGTCTGAAAGCGCGTATTGTACGACAGAATTGAACAGAACACTTTTTTCAGACGACCTCTTTCAACATCGTCTGAAACCATCATTTCCCTACATGAAACCGTCTTTTTCGCATCAAACCATATATCAAACCGCCAAAATGCAATAA